In Numida meleagris isolate 19003 breed g44 Domestic line chromosome 18, NumMel1.0, whole genome shotgun sequence, one DNA window encodes the following:
- the NCF1 gene encoding neutrophil cytosol factor 1: protein MGDAFIRHIELLGYEKRFFPSQHYVYMFLVKWNDLSEKLIYRRFTEIYEFHKALKEMFPIESGDINAENRIIPHLPAPKWFDGQRSTQSRQGTLAEYCYTLVSLPHKISRCLHVVSFFEVRPDDMNPVTDSQIRKPEVFLLPKDAKKNASDITGPIVLQTYRAIADYEKSCKSEMALKAGDAVDVVEKSETGWWFCQLKNKRGWVPAAYLEPMDGPDESEEQEPNYAGELYVVQKSYTAVEEDELTLKEGETIEVIHKLLDGWWVIRKDETTGYYPSMYLQKSGDVNSPGKNGLRNRSIPPRRSTIRNAKSIHNKGRKQISQETYRRNSKKYMQNRRNMRGNLQNKDNISEKNEQEENKSKAQPAVPPRPSKDLIMNRCTESTKRKIM from the exons ATGGGGGACGCCTTCATCCGGCACATCGAGCTGCTGGGCTATGAGAAGAGGTTCTTCCCCAGCCAACACTAT GTCTACATGTTCCTGGTCAAGTGGAACGACCTCTCTGAAAAGCTCATCTACCGCCGGTTCACCGAGATTTACGAGTTCCAT AAAGCACTGAAGGAGATGTTCCCCATCGAGTCCGGAGACATCAACGCAGAGAACCGGATCATCCCGCACCTACCAG CCCCAAAGTGGTTTGATGGGCAGCGCTCGACGCAGAGCAGGCAGGGCACGCTGGCCGAGTACTGCTACACGCTGGTCAGCCTGCCCCACAAGATCTCCCGCTGCCTGCACGTGGTCAGCTTCTTTGAGGTCCGGCCCGATGACATGAACCCCGTCACGGACAGCCA GATCAGGAAGCCCGAGGTGTTCCTCCTGCCCAAGGATGCGAAGAAAAACGCCAGCG ACATCACAGGCCCCATTGTCCTGCAGACGTACCGGGCCATCGCTGACTACGAGAAGAGCTGCAAGTCCGAGATGGCTCTAAAAGCTGGGGATGCGGTGGACGTCGTGGAGAAGAGTGAGACTG GCTGGTGGTTTTGCCAGTTAAAGAACAAGCGGGGCTGGGTGCCAGCTGCCTATCTGGAGCCGATGGACGGTCCTGATGAATCAGAGGAGCAGGAGCCCAACTACGCAG gtgAGCTGTACGTGGTGCAGAAAAGCTACACGGCTGTGGAGGAGGACGAGCTGACTCTCAAGGAGGGTGAAACCATCGAGGTCATCCACAAGCTGCTTGACGGCTGGTGGGTTATCAG GAAGGACGAAACCACGGGTTATTACCCCTCCATGTACCTGCAGAAATCTGGGGATGTGAACAGCCCCGGGAAGAACGGGCTGAGGAACCGCAGCATTCCCCCCCGGAG ATCCACCATCCGCAACGCAAAGAGTATCCACAACAAGGGACGGAAGCAGATCAGCCAGGAGACCTACAGGAGGAACAGCAAGAAGTATATGCAGAACCGGAGGAACATGAGGGGCAATTTGCAGAACAAGGACAACATCT ctgagaaaaatgagCAAGAGGAGAACAAGTCGAAGGCCCAGCCTGCAGTTCCTCCCCGGCCCAGCAAAGACCTCATCATGAACCGCTGCACAGAGAGTACCAAGAGGAAGATCATGTGA